Proteins encoded within one genomic window of Oncorhynchus masou masou isolate Uvic2021 chromosome 1, UVic_Omas_1.1, whole genome shotgun sequence:
- the LOC135548224 gene encoding neuronal acetylcholine receptor subunit alpha-5-like, with amino-acid sequence MKFGSWTYDGSQVDILLEYFHVDKRDYFDNGEWEIVKATGSRGLRMDGPCHIPFITYSFIIRRLPLFYTLFLIIPCIGLSFLTILVFYLPSNGGEKISLCTSVLVSLTVFLLVIEEIIPSSSKVIPLIGEYLVFTMIFVTLSIVITVFSINIHHRSSSTHQGMAPWVHRIFLHRLPKLLCMRSHVDRYATPDEAREGLTGREWAGLARREGVVGAITKGSSPESTPHLSSRNNLQAALDSIRYITMHVVKENEVREVVQDWKFVAQVLDRVFLWTFLLVSVLGSALLFIPVIYKWANIIVPNHAGGSG; translated from the exons ATGAAGTTTGGCTCCTGGACCTATGATGGCTCACAG GTTGACATCCTCCTGGAGTACTTCCATGTAGATAAGAGGGACTACTTTGACAATGGTGAATGGGAGATAGTGAAAGCAACAGGCAGCCGTGGTCTGAGGATGGACGGTCCCTGCCACATCCCCTTCATCACCTACTCCTTTATCATCCGTAGACTGCCGCTCTTCTACACCctcttcctcattatcccctgtATCGGCCTTTCCTTCCTCACCATCCTGGTCTTCTACCTGCCCTCCAACGGCGGGGAGAAGATCTCCCTGTGCACCTCTGTGCTGGTGTCCCTCACCGTCTTCCTCCTCGTGATCGAGGAGATTATTCCGTCCTCCTCCAAGGTCATCCCTCTTATCGGGGAGTACCTGGTGTTCACCATGATCTTTGTCACGCTCTCAATTGTCATCACCGTCTTCTCTATCAACATCCACCACCGCTCCTCATCCACGCACCAAGGCATGGCGCCATGGGTGCACCGTATCTTCCTGCACAGGCTGCCTAAGCTGCTGTGTATGCGCAGCCACGTGGACCGCTATGCTACCCCAGACGAGGCCAGGGAAGgactgacagggagagagtgggCAGGACTGGCAAGAAGAGAGGGGGTAGTAGGGGCCATTACGAAGGGTTCTTCACCAGAGtccacccctcatctctcctctagGAATAACCTGCAGGCTGCTTTGGACTCTATCCGCTACATCACCATGCATGTGGTCAAGGAGAACGAGGTCAGAGAG gtggtgCAGGACTGGAAGTTTGTGGCTCAAGTTCTGGATCGTGTGTTCCTGTGGACCTTTCTCctggtctcagtactgggctctgctctgctcttcatCCCTGTCATCTACAAATGGGCAAACATCATCGTCCCCAACCATGCAGGCGGCAGCGGATAA